The sequence GGGCCTCGGGGCCGACGACATCGGCGAGGTCCTCGTTCTGCACGGAGTCCAGCCCGGCCCTGGTCGCCGCCTTCTGGGTGCCGAAGAAGTCGAAGCTGCCCTCGACCGTCGGGCGCCGCGCGGGCGCGGCGGGTACGACGGCCACCGCGGTCGGCACCGTGAAGTGCCCGGCGCGCGGCTGCACCACCGGCTGGGCGGGCTCGGCGGGTGCGGCCGGGGCGACGGCCTCGCTCCGGGCGGCCCCGGCGTCCTCGGCCGCAGCGGCCGCCGCTTCGCCGGGCACGCCGGCCGTCACACCGTCGGCCACGCCTTCCCCGGCGCCCACTGCGGCCCCGGCGTCGACGGATTGCCCGGCGTGTTCTCCTTTGGCAACAGAACCGGCCTCGCCCTCGACGGCCGTACGGGCATCGGTCTCGTCCTCGACGGCGGAGTCCTCGTCGGAGCCGTCCGCGCCGGTCCGGCCCCGCTCCTCGGCCGCGGAAGCCTCAGCCTCGGCACCCGTGGCCGCCAAAGCCGCCTCGGCCTCCGGAGCCACGTCCCCGGCGGCCTCCACAGCAGACGTCACCGGCTCGGACTCGGACTCGGACTCGGCCGGAGTTTCCTGGACGAACCGGGCCAGAGCCGTCAGAGCGCGCCGGTACAGCCAAGCGCCCTCGGACGAGAACACCGCGTGCGCCGACGGCTCGTCCCCGTCGGCAGCCCCGGCCTCGACCGCTCCGACCGCGCCGACGGCCCCGGCCGCCTCGCCCGCTTCCCCGGCCTCGGCCCGCTCCCGCTCCGGCTCGGCGCTCCGCGCGGGCGGCAGCGCGGGTGCGGAGGAGGGTTCGGCCGCCTCGATCTCCAGCAGCCGGCGGCCCTCCAGAGCGCTGGCGCGCTCGGTCTCCGCCGTGGCGTACCGGCGCAGCAGCGCCGCGTGTTCGTTGCGCAGGCCCGCCAGCTCGGCGCGCTTGGCCCGCAGCCGCTGCTCCAGCTTCGCGCGCAGCTCGCGCGACTCCTCGAGGTCGGTCTCCAGTTCGGCGACCCGCTCCTCGTTGCGCCACTCGTCGCTGGCACGCGCGCGTGTGAGTTCGGCGACCTGCTTGCCCGCCTGGATGTCCCAGCGGCGCATCACCACCGCGCCGACGACTGCCGTCGCCGCCGCGGCCGCGGCCAGGGCGCGCAACACCGTGGCCCCGGAGAACGCCCAGGGACCCAGCGCGCAGGCGATGGACACGCCGGCGATCGCCGAGGGAGGCAACAGCCGGTGCAAGGGTGGGGAATGGCGGTGGCGTCCACGTGGCATGGCCAGAAACTTACCGCGCGTAGGCGAATCGTGGGCCCTCGCCCCGTAAAAACACGGCCACACCGTGGGCTTCACAAGGCATCAGGCACACAGGCCTCAGTGCGAGACGAGCCGTGAGCTGAGCCACTGGAGCGCGCTCGGGATCTCCCGCTTCCACGTGTTGAAGTTGTGTCCGCCGCTCGGCAGGATTATCGAGGAGACCCTGGTCACGTTCGTGTCCTGCACGGCCTGGATGAACTTGAGCGTGTCCTTGTAGTTGTGCTCGCCGACCTTGCTGCTCGTGACCAGCAGCGAGGTCTCCGGCGCCGGCAGGTGCTGGATCGCCCAGAAGAGGTTGGCACGATTCTGCAGGTTCTTGTTGCCGTGGAAGAGGTCGCCGGTGGTGGGGTCGATCGGCGCCTTGTAGTACGGCGACAGGCCGGCGGCGGCCGCGTACGAACCCGGGTGGTGCATGGCGATCTTCAGCGCGCAGTAGCCGCCGGTCGAATCGCCCATGATGCCCCAGCTGGCGGGCGTCTTGTCGACCCGGTAGTGGGCCATCACCGAGTCGCGCAGGTCCTTGCCGAAGAACGTCTCCGTCTGCGGTCCGCCGGGCACGTCCACGCACTCGGTGTCCCGCGGGGGCGCCACGGACGGCCGCAGCATCACCAGGATCATCGGCTGCATCTTGCCGTCCTTGGCCAGCCGCTGCGCCGTGCTCGGGTAGTTCAGCTTGTCCACCAGTGCCTGCGCCGTGCCGGGGTAGCCCGTCAGGACGACGCCCACCGGGAACTTGCGCGTACGGTTCTGCGGCTGGAAGTACTCCGGCGGCAGGTACACGAACGCCGGCGCGGCGATGTGCGTCGTACGGCCGACTATGTCCACCTTCTGGATCTGCCCCGCCACCTGCGGCAGCCCGCTGCTCACGCCCACGACCCGGGACGTGGAGACCACCTGGATCGGGCTGTTGGCGCCCGACGCCGTGTGATCGACCACGACTCCCTGCCCGGTCTCCGTACCGAACAGGTCCGACCAGCTCGCGTAGAAACCGAAAGCCTGGTTGGCGGCGAGGCCGAAGGAGGCGAAGATCGCCAGCTGGGTGGCCAGCAGAATGCCGACACGGCCGCTGACGGCCCGCCAGCTCTGCCGTGCCAGCCGTGGCCAAAGCCACACCGTGGCGCCGAAGAGCACGACGGCGAAGAGAACCGCCAGCACCAGCACTTTATTGCTCGTGAGACCCATGGGCTGTTTCCTGCCTGCGCTTTCCGCCCGATTCCACCCACGCTTCGTTGCGAAGGCTTGCCCGGGGCTTTCCTTTGCCTTTGACCCGACTTTCCGGTGGCGAGTGAACCTCACTCCCCAGGACACCGTCCTAGAGGGCGCAATGTCGCCGGATGCCCTGATCGGGCCCGGGTTCAAGGTCTCTCGCAGAACTACGGGATGCGATGTCTGTCAGGATAGATGGGGAAATGTCGGGCGAGGTTCCGAGCCGATCAAGCCGGGCGCGGCGCATACTGCGCGGTCCGCGCCCCGAGGCCGTTCCCACCCTGGTCAGCAGGGCGGCCGCGATCGTGGGCGCCCTGGACATTGCCGCGGGCGTGTTCCCGCGCTTCCGTCACAGCCGTATGCACGCGATCGCCGAGGTGCTGCCCGGCTCGTTCGGGCCCTTCGCGGCGGCGCTCTCGCTCAGCGTAGGCGTACTGCTGCTACTTCTCGCACACGGGCTCAGGCGGCGCAAGCGCCGGGCGTGGCGGGCCGCGGTCGCGCTGCTGCCGGCGGGTGCCGTGGCGCAGTTCGCCTACCGTCATTCGATCGCCGGCGTACTGATCGCGGTCGCCCTGCTCGTACCGCTGCTGCGGCACAGGAACGAGTTCGCGGCGCTGCCGGACCCGCGCAGCAGGTGGCGAGCTCTTACCAACTTCGTACTCATGAGCGCGGGCTCCCTGGCCCTCGGACTCGTGATCGTCAGCGTTCACCCGCACCGGACGATCGGCGACCCGAGCCTGGCCGACCGGCTGACGCACGTCGTCTACGGCCTGTTCGGCTTCGAGGGCCCCGTCGACTACTCGGGCAACACTTCCTGGACCGTCGCCTTCTCCCTCGGCGCGCTCGGCTGGATCACCGCGGTCACCACGATCTACCTGGCCTTCCGCCCGGAACACCCGGCCGCACGCCTCACCGAGGCCGACGAGGCCCAGCTGCGGGCCCTGCTGGAGAAGCACGGCCGGCGCGACTCCCTCGGCCACTTCGCGCTGCGCCGTGACAAGGCGGTCGTCTTCTCGCCCAGCGGCAAGGCGGCGGTCACTTACCGCGTCGTCTCCGGCGTGATGCTCGCCAGCGGCGACCCCATCGGTGACGTCGAGGCCTGGCCCGGCGCCATCGAGCGCTTCATGGACGAGGCCAAGGCCCACTCGTGGACCCCGGCCGTGGTGGGCTGCTCGGAGACGGGCGGCGAGGTGTGGACCCGCGAGACCGGCCTGGACGCCCTGGAGCTGGGCGACGAGGCGGTGGTGGACGTCGCGGATTTCTCGCTCGCCGGACGCGCGATGCGCAACGTGCGACAAATGGTCAAGCGCATCGAGCGGGCCGGCTACGAAACCCGGGTACGGCGTATCCGTGACCTCAGCGACGGAGAACTGGAACGCATCCGGCGGGCGGCCGACGACTGGCGCGGCACCGACACCGAGCGCGGGTTCTCCATGGCGCTCGGCCGGGTCGGCGACCCGGCCGACGGCGACTGCCTGATCGCCACCGCCCACAAGCAGGACGACACCCCTGGCGAGTACGGCGACCTGAAGGCGATCCTGCACTTCGTGCCCTGGGGCGAGGACGGTGCCTCCCTGGACCTGATGCGCCGCGACCGCTCCGCGGACCCGGGCATGAACGAGCTGCTGATCGTCGCCGCCCTGCAGGCCGCGCCGAAGTTCGGCATCAGCCGGGTCTCGCTGAACTTCGCGATGTTCCGCTCCGCCCTCGCGCGCGGGGAGAAGATCGGCGCCGGTCCGGTGCTGCGCGCCTGGCGCGGGCTGCTGGTGTTCCTCTCGCGCTGGTTCCAGATCGAGTCGCTGTACAAGTTCAACGCCAAGTTCCAGCCGCGCTGGGAACCGCGGTTCATGGTCTACCGCGCCTCCAGCGACCTGCCCCGCATCGGCTTCGCCGTCATGCAGGCGGAGGGGTTCGTCACCCTCGCCCTGCCGCTCCCGCGCTTCCTGCGCCGGCGCAGGGCCACCGCCGAGCGCCCCTGCGCGCACGCGGTGGCGGAACGGGACGTGCGCGCGGCCTGAGCACCGCGTGACGCCACGGGACCGGGCGGCGTGACCCAGGACCGGCCCGGGCGGAAGCCTCACCCCCTCCAGCACGGGTGCTTCCGCCCGGGCCGCCGCGCGTTCGGGCGCCTTCCTGGGCCTACGCTGAACGTATGAACAACCTCAGCGGGCGCGGCCTGGTGGCGGGCCTTCCGGCATGGGACCGGTGCGCGGTCATGGGCGTCGTCAATGTGACCCCCGACTCCTTCTCCGACGGCGGCCGCTGGTTCGACACGACGGTCGCCGTCAAACACGGCCTGGATCTCGTCTCCGAGGGTGCGGACCTGGTCGACGTCGGCGGCGAGTCCACCCGGCCGGGCGCCACGCGCGTGGACGAGGCCGAGGAACTCAGGCGCGTCATCCCGGTCGTGCGCGGTCTCGCCTCCGAAGGCGTCGTCGTCTCCGTCGACACGATGCGTGCCTCCGTCGCCGAACAGTCCCTCGCGGCCGGTGCCGCCCTGGTCAACGACGTCAGCGGCGGCCTCGCCGACCCCGCGATGATCCCGGTGGTCGCCGCCGCGGGCGCCCCGTTCGTCGTCATGCACTGGCGCGGCTTCCTCGAGGGCGGCAACGTCAAGGGCGTCTACGCGGACGTCGTCGCCGAAGTCGTGGACGAGCTGCACGCGCGCGTGGAGGCCGTTCTGGCGGGCGGCGTCGCCCCCGACCGCATCGTCGTCGACCCCGGTCTCGGCTTCTCCAAGGAGGCCGAGCACGACCTCACCCTCCTCGCGCATCTCGACCGTCTGCACGCCCTCGGCCACCCTCTGCTCGTGGCCGCCTCCCGCAAGCGGTTCCTCGGCCGGGTGCTGGCCGGTCCGCAGGGCGCGCCCCCGCCGGCCAGGGAGCGCGACGCCGCCACGGCCGCCGTCTCCGCGATCGCGGCGCACTCCGGCGCGTGGGCGGTGCGCGTGCACGAGGTCCGTGCCACCGCGGACGCGGTGCGGGTCGCACGGGCCGTCGAGGAGGCGCGCGAGGCGGGATCAGGGCCGGGCGCGGGCGGCGAGCGAGGGGCGCAGGGGGCGGGATGCACGCGTGGCGTTGAGGGTGACCGCGGGGCGCGCGATCCCGGGCGTGCGCTCGGTGCCGACGGTGAGCGCGGGGCGGAAGGAGACCGGTGAGCGCCCCCCATACCGACGTCGAGCAGGTGGAGGCCGCCAACACCGCCTTCTACGAGGCGATGGAGCGCGGCGACTTCGAGGAGCTGTCCTCGCTCTGGCTCACCCCGGCCGACCTGGGCGTGGACGAGGAGTACCACGATCCGGCGGACACCGGCGTGGTCTCCTGTGTGCACCCCGGCTGGCCGGTGCTCACCGGCCGCGGCGAGGTCCTCAGGTCGTACGCCCTGATCATGGCCAACACCGACTACATCCAGTTCTTCCTCACCGACGTGCACGTCTCCGTCACCGGCGACACCGCGCTCGTGACCTGCACCGAGAACATCCTCAGCGGCGGCCCGGCGCCGGCGGACGGCGCGGAGCTGGGTCCGCTGGTCGGCCAGCTCGTCGTCGCCACGAACGTGTTCCGGCGCACGCCCTCCGGCTGGAAACTGTGGTCGCACCATGCCTCCCCCGTCATGGCGGAGAGCGAGGACGAGGAGGACGACGAGCCCGGTGCAAACGGCGTGAATCCGGACGACGGTCCCCTCACCTGAATGGGTACTCGCCCCACAAGGACGAAGAAGTGGTTGGAATCACCTACCCCGGGGTATGAGCCGCTTCCACCCCATGGCGCGGCCGGGTTTCCCGGGGGAAACACAAGATGAACCCTCGTGGTAACCGCCGGGGCCCGCGGCCCCGTGACCCGGCTGTGTCGGTGCCCGCAGGTAGATTCGTCTGAAGCCGGTGTGCCGCCCGCACGTGGTACGGGCCGGTCATTCCCGACGATTGCAGGAGTGATTCGCGTGGATCGTGTCGCGCTGCGCGGCCTCAAGGCCCGCGGGCACCACGGTGTCTTCCCCAAGGAGCGCGAGGAGGGCCAGACCTTCATCGTGGACCTCGTCCTCGGGCTGGACACCCGGGCGGCCGCGGCTGACGACGACCTGACGAAGACCGCGCACTACGGCATCGTGGCCGAGGAGGTCGTGGCCGTGGTGGAGGGCGAGCCGGTGAACCTCATCGAGACGCTCGCCGAGCGGATCGCGCAGACCTGCCTGAAGCACGAAGGGGTCCAGCAGGTCGAGGTGTGCGTCCACAAGCCGGACGCGCCGATCACCGTCCCCTTCGACGACGTGACCGTCACCATCACCCGGAGCCGAGTATGACCCGACCTTTCCTTCAGGGTCACAGCGACCCGACCGTCCAGCCGGTGCCCGCCTCGGTCGTCGAGCAGGTCGACGCCGCCGACACGACCCTGCAGAACCCCAAATGGGCCGTGATCTCCATCGGCGCGAACCTGGGCAATCGCCTGGAGACCCTCCAGGGCGCCGTCGACGCGCTGGAGGACACGCCGGGAGTGCGCGTGAAAGCGGTCTCCCCCGTCTACGAGACCGAGCCGTGGGGCGTCGAGCCCGGCAGCCAGCCGGCGTACTTCAACGCCGTCGTGGCCCTGAAGACCACGCTGCCCCCCGACTCCCTGCTGGAGCGCGCGCACGCCATCGAGGAGGCCTTCAACCGGGTCCGCGACGAGCGCTGGGGCCCGCGCACCCTGGACGTCGACATCGTCGCGTACGCCGACGTCACCTCCGACGACCCGCATCTCACACTGCCCCACCCGCGCGCCCACGAGCGTGCCTTCGTGCTCGCGCCCTGGCACGACGTCGATCCGCAGGCCCAGCTGCCCGGCCGCGGCACGGTGGCCGATCTGCTGTCGGCGCTCACCCGTGCGGGCGTGGAACCCCGCAAGGACCTGGAACTCCGACTGCCCGAGTAGTCGTTAAGGTCTAGACGGCAAGGTCGGAACGACCACGGTCCGGGCCGGTCCGGGGGAGCTGAAGGGACACCGTGAGAGAGCTGCGCATCAGGGTGCTGGCCGGCGTGTTCGTCGTGGCCGGAGTCCTGTCCTGGGCGGGTGCCCGCCTCTGGAACTCGATCGGGACCCTGCCCAGCGTCCCCCTGGCCGCCCCCGTCGTGCTGGCCCTGATCGCCGGGGTCCTGCTCTCGACGGCGCTCTCGCTGCGCGCCCGGCTGAAGGCCCAGCGCGAGCGCCGCCCGGGCGCCAAGGGCGTCGACCCGCTGATGGCCGCGCGCGCGGTCGTCTTCGGGCAGGCCAGCGCCCTGGTCGCCGCCCTCGTCGCCGGTATGTACGGCGGCACGGGTGTCTTCCTGCTGGAGCTTCTCGACATCCCGGCCCGCCGCGACCAGGCCCTCTACGCCGGCTTCTCGGTCGTGGCGGGCGTCGCGGTGATAGCGGCCGCCCTGTTCCTGGAGCGCGTGTGCAAGCTCCCGGAGGACGAGGACCAGAACCACCCGGGAGCGGAACCGGCGGGATGAGCGCGGTGCCGCTCCGCCCGGCTCAGCGCGCCATGATCAGGCTCATGGCCTCGTTCCGGGTGGCGACGTCCCGCAGCTGACCGCGGACGGCCGACGTTATGGTCTTCGCCCCCGGCTTGCGGATACCGCGCATGGACATGCACATGTGCTCGCACTCCACGACCACGATCACGCCCCTGGGCTCCAGGATCTCCATCAGGGAGTCCGCGATCTGCGTCGTGAGACGTTCCTGCACCTGCGGTCGGCGGGCGTAGACGTCCACGAGCCGGGCCAGCTTGGACAGTCCCGTGATCTTTCCGGAGGTCGACGGGATGTAGCCGACGTGCGCGACGCCCCGGAACGGCACCAGGTGGTGCTCGCAGGTCGAGTACACCTCGATGTCCTTCACGAGCACCATCTCGTCGTGCCCGATGTCGAACGTCGTCGTCAGGACGTCCTCCGGCTGCTGCCACAGGCCCGCGAAGATCTCCTTGTACGCCCGGGCCACCCGGGCCGGCGTCTCACGCAGGCCCTCGCGGTCCGGGTCCTCACCGACCGCGATCAGCAGTTCCCGTACGGCGTTCTCGGCGCGCTTCTCGTCGAACTCGCCGATGCGCCCCTCACCGTCCAGCGTCACGGGGTCGGTCATATGGTTCCTCGTTCCTGTGCCTTGGCGCATGACGGCGGCCACACGCCCTTCCGCGGACATACGAACGCCGCGCCCCCAGGCTAAACCTGGCGGACGCGGCGTTCATTCCGGCCCTGGTGGCCGAAACGCGGTCAGCTCTCGGGGCGGTCCTCCGGGGCCTGGTCGGTCACCGGGGCGGACTCCGCCGCCGTGGACTTGGCCGTGCTGATCGAGGCCGTGGCGCCGTTCGCACCGTTGGTCAGTGCCAGCTCCTTCGGGGAGAGCACCGGCGGGCGGGTGGACGGGGTGCGGCGCGAGGAGCCGGTCCAGGCGGGCCGCGGCGGACGCTTGACGATCGGGGCGAAGATCTCGGCGATCTCCTCCTTGCCCAGGGTCTCCTTCTCCAGCAGGTGAAGGACGAGCTGGTCGAGCACGTCGCGGTTCTCGACCAGGATCTCCCAGGCCTCGTTGTGCGCGTTCTCGATGAGCTTCTTGACCTCTTCGTCGACCAGCGCGGCGACCTCTTCCGAGTAGTCGCGCTGGTGAGCCATCTCACGTCCGAGGAACGGCTCGCTGTTGTCGCCGCCGAACTTGATGGCGCCGAGCCGCTCGGTCATGCCGTACTGCGTGACCATCGCGCGGGCCAGGTTGGTGGCCTTCTCGATGTCGTTCGCGGCACCGGTGGTCGGGTCGTGGAAGACCAGCTCCTCGGCCGCGCGGCCGCCCAGCATGTAGCCGAGCTGGTCGAGCATCTCGTTGCGCGTGGTCGAGTACTTGTCCTCGTCGGGCAGGACCATCGTGTAACCGAGGGCGCGGCCGCGGGACAGGATCGTGATCTTGTGGACCGGGTCGGAGTTCGGCGAGGCCGCCGCGACCAGGGCGTGACCGCCCTCGTGGTACGCGGTGATCTTCTTCTCCTTGTCCGACATGATCCGGGTCCGCTTCTGCGGGCCCGCGACCACGCGGTCGATCGCCTCGTCCAGCGCCTTGTTGTCGATCAGCTTCTGGTCGCCGCGGGCCGTGAGCAGCGCGGCCTCGTTCAGTACGTTGGCGAGGTCGGCACCGGTCATGCCCGGGGTGCGGCGGGCGACGGCGGACAGGTCGACGTCGGGCGCGACCGGCTTGCCCTTCTGGTGAACCTTGAGGATCTCCAGACGGCCCTGCAGGTCCGGCGGGTCGACCGCGATCTGGCGGTCGAAGCGGCCGGGGCGCAGCAGCGCCGGGTCGAGGATGTCGGGCCGGTTCGTGGCGGCGATGAGGATGACCCCGCCCTTGACGTCGAAGCCGTCCATCTCGACGAGCAGCTGGTTCAGGGTCTGCTCGCGCTCGTCGTGACCACCGCCGAGGCCGGCGCCACGGTGGCGGCCGACCGCGTCGATCTCGTCGACGAAGACGATCGCCGGGGCGTTCGCCTTGGCCTGCTCGAAGAGGTCACGGACACGGGAGGCACCGACACCGACGAACATCTCGACGAAGTCGGAACCGGAGATCGAGTAGAACGGCACGCCCGCCTCACCGGCGACCGCACGCGCGAGCAGCGTCTTGCCCGTACCCGGGCGGCCGTAGAGCAGCACGCCCTTGGGGATCTTGGCGCCGACGGCCTGGAACTTGGCCGGCTCCTGCAGGAACTCCTTGATCTCTTGGAGTTCCTCGACGGCCTCGTCGCAGCCGGCGACGTCGGAGAAGGTCGTCTTCGGGGTGTCCTTGGTGATGAGCTTGGCCTTGGACTTGCCGAAGTTCATGACCCGGGAGCCGCCGCCCTGCATCTGGTTCATCAGGAACAGGAAGACGACCACGATCAGGACGAAGGGCAGCAGGGAGAGCAGGACGCCGACGAACGGGTTCTGCTTGGACGGCGACACCGTGTAGCCGTCCGGGATCTGCTTGCTCTGGTACCTGGTCTGCAGGTTGGTGGCCAGCTGGGAGCCCTGGTCGCCGATGTAGCTCGCCTGGATCTTCGAGCTGCCGTCGACCTTCTGGCCGTCCTTCAGCGTGACCTTGATGCTCTGCTCGTCACCGGTGGTGAGCTTGGCCGACTGGACCTTGTTGCTGTTGATCGCCGCAACGACCTGGCCGGTGTCCACCGTCTTGTAGCCGCCGGACGAGCCGACGACCTGCATCAACACGACCACGGCAAGGACGGCCAGCACGATCCACATGACCGGCCCACGGAAGTATCGCTTCACGTCCATCCATACGGAGCGGTGCCGCCCCGTCCCTCCTGCCATAGTGAGTTTGATAAGACAGTTCTTCTGACGGTACCCCAGCGTGGCAATGTCCGAAGCCGCACGAAGCGTTTCGAACGGCCGGGGTGCCCGTCTCTGCATGCTTCAACGGCGCGGAACCCGCCGGGGTTCCCGATCGTCCTACAAGGACTGAGCCGACTGGCTCACACCTCGTCCCGTGCGGCTCAGCCGCCGTAGACGTGGGGCGCGAGCGTACCGACGAACGGCAGGTTGCGGTACTTCTCGGCGTAGTCGAGGCCGTAGCCGACGACGAACTCGTTCGGGATGTCGAAGCCGACCCACTCGACGTCGATGGCGACCTTCGCGGCGTCCGGCTTGCGCAGCAGCGTGCACACCTTCAGCGAGGCGGGCTCGCGGGAGCCGAGGTTGTTGATCAGCCAGGACAGGGTCAGGCCGGAGTCGATGATGTCCTCGACGATCAGGACGTGCCGGCCCTTGATGTCGGTGTCCAGGTCCTTGAGGATCCGCACGACACCGGAGGACTGGGTGCCCGCGCCGTAGGAGGACACGGCCATCCAGTCCATGGTGACGGGGGTGGACAGCGCCCGGGCGAGGTCCGCCATGACCATCACCGCGCCCTTGAGGACGCCGACGATGAGCAGGTCCTTGCCCGCGTACTCCGCGTCGATCTTCGCGGCCAGCTCGGCCAGCTTCGCGTCGATCTCTTCCTTGGTGATGAGCACCTTCTCGAGGTCGGCACCCATGTCTTTCGCGTCCACCCGCATCACTTTCGGTCGTCCCGCACTTACGGCCCGGCGGCCGCCCGGCCCGGCGGAGCCTTGCTCCGGACGGTCGGGATTCAGCCCTGCCGAATCACCAGTCTGCCACCCTGGCGCTGGGCGACGACTTTGCCCGGGAGATTGATGGCCCCCTGGCCGCGCCAGCCGGTGATCAGGCGGTCGACTTCCTCGATGTGACGGGCGAACAGCGCACCGGCAGGGGCGCCGGCCTCGATGGCGGCGGCGCGCAGGATGCGGCGGCGCACGGCCGGCGGGAGGGCGTACAGCTTGGCGCACTCCAGCAGGCCCGCGCCGTCCCGTACGGAGGCCCCGGCCTGGCGGGCCCAGGTGTCGAGGGCGTCGGCGTCGTCGCGGGAGAGCTGGGCGGTGCGGGCGAGCGCCTCCACGACGCCCTTGCCGAGGGCCTTCTCGAGGGCGGGCAGACCCTCGTGCCGCAGCCGGGAACGGGTGTAGGCGGGGTCGGCATTGTG comes from Streptomyces sp. FXJ1.172 and encodes:
- the folE gene encoding GTP cyclohydrolase I FolE, encoding MTDPVTLDGEGRIGEFDEKRAENAVRELLIAVGEDPDREGLRETPARVARAYKEIFAGLWQQPEDVLTTTFDIGHDEMVLVKDIEVYSTCEHHLVPFRGVAHVGYIPSTSGKITGLSKLARLVDVYARRPQVQERLTTQIADSLMEILEPRGVIVVVECEHMCMSMRGIRKPGAKTITSAVRGQLRDVATRNEAMSLIMAR
- a CDS encoding nuclear transport factor 2 family protein encodes the protein MSAPHTDVEQVEAANTAFYEAMERGDFEELSSLWLTPADLGVDEEYHDPADTGVVSCVHPGWPVLTGRGEVLRSYALIMANTDYIQFFLTDVHVSVTGDTALVTCTENILSGGPAPADGAELGPLVGQLVVATNVFRRTPSGWKLWSHHASPVMAESEDEEDDEPGANGVNPDDGPLT
- a CDS encoding alpha/beta hydrolase, which translates into the protein MGLTSNKVLVLAVLFAVVLFGATVWLWPRLARQSWRAVSGRVGILLATQLAIFASFGLAANQAFGFYASWSDLFGTETGQGVVVDHTASGANSPIQVVSTSRVVGVSSGLPQVAGQIQKVDIVGRTTHIAAPAFVYLPPEYFQPQNRTRKFPVGVVLTGYPGTAQALVDKLNYPSTAQRLAKDGKMQPMILVMLRPSVAPPRDTECVDVPGGPQTETFFGKDLRDSVMAHYRVDKTPASWGIMGDSTGGYCALKIAMHHPGSYAAAAGLSPYYKAPIDPTTGDLFHGNKNLQNRANLFWAIQHLPAPETSLLVTSSKVGEHNYKDTLKFIQAVQDTNVTRVSSIILPSGGHNFNTWKREIPSALQWLSSRLVSH
- the folB gene encoding dihydroneopterin aldolase, which codes for MDRVALRGLKARGHHGVFPKEREEGQTFIVDLVLGLDTRAAAADDDLTKTAHYGIVAEEVVAVVEGEPVNLIETLAERIAQTCLKHEGVQQVEVCVHKPDAPITVPFDDVTVTITRSRV
- the folK gene encoding 2-amino-4-hydroxy-6-hydroxymethyldihydropteridine diphosphokinase, with the protein product MTRPFLQGHSDPTVQPVPASVVEQVDAADTTLQNPKWAVISIGANLGNRLETLQGAVDALEDTPGVRVKAVSPVYETEPWGVEPGSQPAYFNAVVALKTTLPPDSLLERAHAIEEAFNRVRDERWGPRTLDVDIVAYADVTSDDPHLTLPHPRAHERAFVLAPWHDVDPQAQLPGRGTVADLLSALTRAGVEPRKDLELRLPE
- the folP gene encoding dihydropteroate synthase — its product is MNNLSGRGLVAGLPAWDRCAVMGVVNVTPDSFSDGGRWFDTTVAVKHGLDLVSEGADLVDVGGESTRPGATRVDEAEELRRVIPVVRGLASEGVVVSVDTMRASVAEQSLAAGAALVNDVSGGLADPAMIPVVAAAGAPFVVMHWRGFLEGGNVKGVYADVVAEVVDELHARVEAVLAGGVAPDRIVVDPGLGFSKEAEHDLTLLAHLDRLHALGHPLLVAASRKRFLGRVLAGPQGAPPPARERDAATAAVSAIAAHSGAWAVRVHEVRATADAVRVARAVEEAREAGSGPGAGGERGAQGAGCTRGVEGDRGARDPGRALGADGERGAEGDR
- a CDS encoding phosphatidylglycerol lysyltransferase domain-containing protein yields the protein MSGEVPSRSSRARRILRGPRPEAVPTLVSRAAAIVGALDIAAGVFPRFRHSRMHAIAEVLPGSFGPFAAALSLSVGVLLLLLAHGLRRRKRRAWRAAVALLPAGAVAQFAYRHSIAGVLIAVALLVPLLRHRNEFAALPDPRSRWRALTNFVLMSAGSLALGLVIVSVHPHRTIGDPSLADRLTHVVYGLFGFEGPVDYSGNTSWTVAFSLGALGWITAVTTIYLAFRPEHPAARLTEADEAQLRALLEKHGRRDSLGHFALRRDKAVVFSPSGKAAVTYRVVSGVMLASGDPIGDVEAWPGAIERFMDEAKAHSWTPAVVGCSETGGEVWTRETGLDALELGDEAVVDVADFSLAGRAMRNVRQMVKRIERAGYETRVRRIRDLSDGELERIRRAADDWRGTDTERGFSMALGRVGDPADGDCLIATAHKQDDTPGEYGDLKAILHFVPWGEDGASLDLMRRDRSADPGMNELLIVAALQAAPKFGISRVSLNFAMFRSALARGEKIGAGPVLRAWRGLLVFLSRWFQIESLYKFNAKFQPRWEPRFMVYRASSDLPRIGFAVMQAEGFVTLALPLPRFLRRRRATAERPCAHAVAERDVRAA
- the hpt gene encoding hypoxanthine phosphoribosyltransferase yields the protein MRVDAKDMGADLEKVLITKEEIDAKLAELAAKIDAEYAGKDLLIVGVLKGAVMVMADLARALSTPVTMDWMAVSSYGAGTQSSGVVRILKDLDTDIKGRHVLIVEDIIDSGLTLSWLINNLGSREPASLKVCTLLRKPDAAKVAIDVEWVGFDIPNEFVVGYGLDYAEKYRNLPFVGTLAPHVYGG
- a CDS encoding DUF3180 domain-containing protein → MRELRIRVLAGVFVVAGVLSWAGARLWNSIGTLPSVPLAAPVVLALIAGVLLSTALSLRARLKAQRERRPGAKGVDPLMAARAVVFGQASALVAALVAGMYGGTGVFLLELLDIPARRDQALYAGFSVVAGVAVIAAALFLERVCKLPEDEDQNHPGAEPAG
- the ftsH gene encoding ATP-dependent zinc metalloprotease FtsH — encoded protein: MDVKRYFRGPVMWIVLAVLAVVVLMQVVGSSGGYKTVDTGQVVAAINSNKVQSAKLTTGDEQSIKVTLKDGQKVDGSSKIQASYIGDQGSQLATNLQTRYQSKQIPDGYTVSPSKQNPFVGVLLSLLPFVLIVVVFLFLMNQMQGGGSRVMNFGKSKAKLITKDTPKTTFSDVAGCDEAVEELQEIKEFLQEPAKFQAVGAKIPKGVLLYGRPGTGKTLLARAVAGEAGVPFYSISGSDFVEMFVGVGASRVRDLFEQAKANAPAIVFVDEIDAVGRHRGAGLGGGHDEREQTLNQLLVEMDGFDVKGGVILIAATNRPDILDPALLRPGRFDRQIAVDPPDLQGRLEILKVHQKGKPVAPDVDLSAVARRTPGMTGADLANVLNEAALLTARGDQKLIDNKALDEAIDRVVAGPQKRTRIMSDKEKKITAYHEGGHALVAAASPNSDPVHKITILSRGRALGYTMVLPDEDKYSTTRNEMLDQLGYMLGGRAAEELVFHDPTTGAANDIEKATNLARAMVTQYGMTERLGAIKFGGDNSEPFLGREMAHQRDYSEEVAALVDEEVKKLIENAHNEAWEILVENRDVLDQLVLHLLEKETLGKEEIAEIFAPIVKRPPRPAWTGSSRRTPSTRPPVLSPKELALTNGANGATASISTAKSTAAESAPVTDQAPEDRPES